CCGCTGAGTGTCCAGCCGCCGTCGACCCGGGTGGCGCGGGTCTTGACCGCCGCGGCATCCGATCCGGCGTCCGGCTCGGAGAACAGCTGGCACCACACCTCCTCCTGGCGCAGCGCCGCGGCGACGAACCGGTCGATCTGCGAGGCGGTGCCGTGCTGGATGAGGGTCAGCACCACCCAGCCGGTGATCGAGTAGTCGGGCCGGGTGATGCCGGCGGCACTGAACTCCTGCTCGATCACCAATTGTTCGACCGCCGAGGCGGCCCGGCCCCATGGGGTGGGCCAGTGCGGCATGATGTAGCCGGTCTCGATGAGCTTGTCGCGCTGGGCATCGCCGTCGAGGGCGGCGATCTCGGCGGCGTCGGCGCGCACCCGGGTGCGGATCTCGTCGGCCTCCGCGGGCAGGTCCAGGCTGTTGGCGCGCGACACCCCCGCGGCGGTGCGTTCGAAGGCATCGCGGGCCGGACCGTCGCCACCGAACAGCGCCCGCACGCTCAACGCGCGACGCAGATGCAGGTGCGCATCGTGCTCCCAGGTGAAACCGATGCCGCCGTGCACCTGAATGTTCATCTCGGCGTTGCCGGCGTAGGCCGGCAACGCCAGCGCGGCGGCCACCCCGGCCATCAACCGGAACTGTTCACCGGCGTCGGCGGCGGCCTCCTCGGCGGCGGCCTCGTCGGCGGCGCGGGCGGCGTCCCACACCGCGGCGGTCGCCGATTCGGCGGCCACCAGCATGTCGGCGCAGTGGTGTTTGACCGCCTGGAAGGTGGCGATGGTGCGGCCGAACTGCCGACGCACCTTGGCGTACTCGACGGCGGCCTCCACACAGTCGGCCGCCCCGCCGACCGCCTCGGCGGCCAGCAGCAGCCGGGCGTAGTCCCGCGTCGACGCCGTCGCGCCGCCCAGCACGTCGGCGTCGCCGACCGCCACCTCGGTGAGCGTGACCCGTCCGCAGCGTCGGGTGGGGTCGAGGTTGTCGGGCACCGTGACCGCCACCCCGGCACGGTCGGCCTCGACGAGGAGGATGTCCTCCCCGACGGCGAGCAGCAGCAGATCGGCCAACCCGGCGCCGAGCACGATGCCGGCGTCCCCGCTGGCCACGCCGCCGTCGAGCGTCACCGCCGCGTCGACACCGATCCCGGCGGTGACCCGGCCGTCGAGCAGCCCGGGCAGCCACCGCGTCTTCTGCTCGCCGGTGCCGGTGGCCGCGATCGCCGCCGAGGCGATCACCGTGGGCACGAACGGTCCCGGCGTCACCGCCCGACCGAGTTGTTCGACGACGACCACCAGTTCGGCCAGCCCGAACCCGGATCCGCCGTGTTCCTCCGCGATGTGCAGCCCCAGCCAGCCCAGCGCGGC
This sequence is a window from Mycolicibacillus parakoreensis. Protein-coding genes within it:
- a CDS encoding acyl-CoA dehydrogenase; amino-acid sequence: MGIALTDDHRELAEVAAAFLTAQQARSAARALLDADDESRPPFWDELAALGWLGLHIAEEHGGSGFGLAELVVVVEQLGRAVTPGPFVPTVIASAAIAATGTGEQKTRWLPGLLDGRVTAGIGVDAAVTLDGGVASGDAGIVLGAGLADLLLLAVGEDILLVEADRAGVAVTVPDNLDPTRRCGRVTLTEVAVGDADVLGGATASTRDYARLLLAAEAVGGAADCVEAAVEYAKVRRQFGRTIATFQAVKHHCADMLVAAESATAAVWDAARAADEAAAEEAAADAGEQFRLMAGVAAALALPAYAGNAEMNIQVHGGIGFTWEHDAHLHLRRALSVRALFGGDGPARDAFERTAAGVSRANSLDLPAEADEIRTRVRADAAEIAALDGDAQRDKLIETGYIMPHWPTPWGRAASAVEQLVIEQEFSAAGITRPDYSITGWVVLTLIQHGTASQIDRFVAAALRQEEVWCQLFSEPDAGSDAAAVKTRATRVDGGWTLSGQKVWTSGAHYCRRGLATVRTDFEASKHGGITTVIVDMQAPGVEVRPLRQITGGAEFNEVFFNDVFVPDEDVVGEPNTGWTVARATLGNERVSIGGGGSFHEGIAEHLVSLVGQYGPRLADAEVRIGAYIAYDHALRLLNLRRAVRSLEGAGPGPEGNITKLTLAEHMGEGAAIGAALLGPEVAVTDGPGALAGRMVMGARGMAIAGGTSEVSRNQIAERILGMPRDPLIN